In Cupriavidus basilensis, one genomic interval encodes:
- the trbJ gene encoding P-type conjugative transfer protein TrbJ — protein sequence MKPHAHKLAALTTACVLAFGIAQPAHALFGVGDIVFDPTNLVQNTLTAVRTLEQINNQIRQLQNEAQMLINQARNLASLPSSVVGQLRANLATTQRLIAQAKGLAYDVTSIDREFARLYPEQYAATVSGNQMYRDARERWKHTLNGLQTTMQMQAQASQNLSDDEGALADLVGKSQSAVGALQAMQAMNQLLALQAKQSIQTQRLQITQDRAASLELARQAAAVERGREVNRRFVGTGTPYTPQPVNFYSR from the coding sequence ATGAAGCCCCATGCCCACAAGCTCGCTGCGCTGACCACCGCCTGCGTGCTCGCCTTCGGCATCGCGCAGCCCGCGCATGCACTGTTCGGCGTTGGCGACATCGTGTTCGATCCGACCAATCTGGTGCAGAACACGCTCACCGCCGTTCGCACGCTGGAGCAGATCAACAACCAGATCCGCCAGCTCCAGAACGAAGCGCAGATGCTCATCAACCAGGCGCGCAATCTGGCCAGCCTGCCGTCCAGCGTGGTGGGCCAGTTGCGCGCGAACCTGGCGACCACTCAACGGCTGATCGCCCAGGCCAAGGGCCTGGCCTACGACGTGACGAGCATCGACCGCGAATTCGCACGCCTGTATCCCGAGCAGTACGCCGCCACGGTGAGCGGCAATCAGATGTACCGCGATGCGCGGGAGCGCTGGAAGCATACGCTCAATGGCCTGCAGACCACCATGCAGATGCAGGCCCAGGCCTCGCAGAACCTGAGCGACGACGAAGGCGCGCTGGCCGACCTCGTGGGCAAGAGCCAGTCGGCCGTCGGCGCCCTGCAGGCGATGCAAGCCATGAACCAGTTGCTGGCCCTGCAGGCCAAGCAGTCCATCCAGACGCAGCGGCTGCAGATCACGCAGGATCGCGCGGCCTCGCTGGAGCTGGCGCGGCAGGCCGCTGCCGTGGAGCGTGGCCGCGAGGTGAACCGGCGCTTCGTGGGCACTGGTACGCCGTACACGCCGCAGCCCGTGAACTTCTACAGCCGCTGA